CTTTAACATCACCTTTAATAACCGCACCTTGAATCGCTGCGCCAATTGCAACAACCTCATCAGGATTTACTGATTTATTAAGCTCTTTACCAAAAGCTTTTTTAACTTCTTCTTGTACTAGTGGAACACGAGTAGAACCACCCACCATAACAATTTCTTTTACTTCGCTTTTATCAAGCCCTGCATCTTTTACTACTTCGTTAATCTTACTAATAGTTTCAGCAACTAAACCATCAATCATACTTTCAAATTTAGCTCTTGTTAGAGTTTTAGTTAAGTGTTTTGGACCACTTGCATCAGCTGTAATAAATGGTAAATTAATATTAGTTTCATTAGCTGAACTTAATTCTTTTTTAGCATTTTCAGCCGCTTCTTTTAATCTTTGTAAAGCCATTACATCGTTTTTAAGATCAATACCTGTTTCATCTTTAAACTCATTTGCTAAAAAGTCGATTAATTTATTATCAAAATCATCACCACCTAAAAACGCATTACCACCAGTTGCTAAAACTTCTACAACATTATCACCTGTTTCAAGCACAGTAACATCAAATGTACCACCACCTAAATCATAAACTACAATTTTTTCACTTTCTTTTTTATCAAGTCCATACGCTAAAGCTGCTGCTGTTGGCTCGTTTATAATTCTTAATACATTCAATCCTGCAATTTGTCCTGCTTCTTTTGTAGCTTTTCTTTGTGCATCATTAAAATACGCTGGAACAGTAATAACCGCATCTTCTACTTTTTCACCCAAGAAAGCCTCTGCATCTTCTTTTAATTTCATCAAAACTTTTGCTGAAATTTCTTGTGGAGTATAAATTTTACCTGCTATTTCAATCGCACAAGCTCCATTTCTTTCTGTGATATGATAAGGCAAGCGATTTTTAGCTTCTTTTGCTGCCTCTTCATTGATCATTAAACCCATAATTCTTTTTATAGAATAAATAGTTTTTTCAGGATTAGTAACCGCTTGACGCTTAGCGCTATCTCCAACTAAAACTTCACCTTTATCTGTAAAAGCAACTACTGAAGGAGTAGTATTTTTACCTTCTTTATTTGGGATAACTTTACTCTCACCTCTTTCATACACACTCACACAAGAATTTGTTGTACCTAAATCTATACCTATAACTTTTGCCATTTTTTATCCTTTTTATTAAATTTTATTTTGCAACACTAACTTTTGCTGACCTAATCACTCTATCATTCATCATATAGCCCTTTTGTAAAAGCTGAACAATATGATTACTTTCATGATCAGCGCTTTCAACATGAAACATTGCTTCATGTAAATTTGGATCAAACTCACCATTTGCTTCTATTGCTTTAACCATATGCTTTTCAAGTTTTTTCAAAAGCAAATCTAAAGTGTTTTGAACCCCTTCTTTGATTTTTAAACTTAATTCATCATTGGCTTCTACATTAATAGCCGCCTCTAATGCATCAACTACATCAAGCAAATCTTTAGCAAAACTTTCATTTGCATAAATTGTTGCTGCAATTTT
This genomic stretch from Campylobacter lari subsp. concheus harbors:
- the dnaK gene encoding molecular chaperone DnaK translates to MAKVIGIDLGTTNSCVSVYERGESKVIPNKEGKNTTPSVVAFTDKGEVLVGDSAKRQAVTNPEKTIYSIKRIMGLMINEEAAKEAKNRLPYHITERNGACAIEIAGKIYTPQEISAKVLMKLKEDAEAFLGEKVEDAVITVPAYFNDAQRKATKEAGQIAGLNVLRIINEPTAAALAYGLDKKESEKIVVYDLGGGTFDVTVLETGDNVVEVLATGGNAFLGGDDFDNKLIDFLANEFKDETGIDLKNDVMALQRLKEAAENAKKELSSANETNINLPFITADASGPKHLTKTLTRAKFESMIDGLVAETISKINEVVKDAGLDKSEVKEIVMVGGSTRVPLVQEEVKKAFGKELNKSVNPDEVVAIGAAIQGAVIKGDVKDVLLLDVTPLSLGIETLGGVMTKIIEKGTTIPTKKEQVFSTAEDNQSAVTINVLQGEREFSRDNKSLGNFNLEGIPPAPRGMPQIEVTFDIDANGILTVSAKDKATGKAQEIKITGSSGLSEEEINNMVKDAELHKEEDRKRKEAVEARNAADSLVHQVEKSLSELGDKVGDDDKANIQKALDELKETLKNANASKEEIEGKMKALSEVSHKLAENMYKKEEPNAQKKKDDDVIDAEVE
- the grpE gene encoding nucleotide exchange factor GrpE, translated to MSEEKQNEQMQEEAVENSESQNNELEKLQVEYNELKDTYLRANAEFENIKKRMEKEKIAATIYANESFAKDLLDVVDALEAAINVEANDELSLKIKEGVQNTLDLLLKKLEKHMVKAIEANGEFDPNLHEAMFHVESADHESNHIVQLLQKGYMMNDRVIRSAKVSVAK